The following nucleotide sequence is from Mytilus edulis chromosome 13, xbMytEdul2.2, whole genome shotgun sequence.
tgtactgtgctggtgattcggtcctgacgggtgctggtgggtcctgattctgtgctggtgggtttgtttacattgtatcagaacggcaataaaacgactgttttgttgcttaatttttctctgatgcgtcataaataccatgcaaagtatattacaacaatatcatattgcaaaagtcgtgcaagtacgttaaacggaattgtcctgacgcggtgctggtgataagaaaaacggtcctggttctgtgctcctatgtcctggttctgtgcctttatattttagttaaaagtggcatatattcaagatcattgatgctgtactgtaaTGACTAATTAACTGATGCCtgctttttttaaattgacattgttgtgaatccgTTTACTGTTATTATGCAAGAAAAAATactcctattttttttatttttttttaaattaactgtaatcttattcaTTGGTCTGTTAAttgaacccttcttgcccccttttaagataaagACAATATGTtaacgattttcgggattacgattattttgcaagatcaccaaaatacgttgtaatttatacaatacttatataaagtagatgatgtggtatgtttgttgtcaatggacaaatttccataagaaaccaaaggaagtatgtgttaataACCATACGTCTTCGTaataccttcaacaataacccattacataaaaatgtaaaaggttttgcataaaaatggagagcaaaaatatagaacaaaggactttctgagcgtttgaatcatatgtctttagtaGCTTAAAACActtgagtgctgactataagaatgacaatagtattgcgggtttgtttgtttggggttttttttggaggggggtgGGGATAAGaaagagcgaggttacagtgaatgTTTTAAGCTTGGAATGGTTTCCCGTAAgattaaaaagttgtattttaaaagaaaaatgaattttatagctattaagaatcacttgctgtatctgtaagattttttcaacataacttttttgtctgaacggttatcaggtttttttttcgaaagttcgatagaacactaaaaaaataactattttatgaaagggcagactagaatatgtcagagaatgaagaagAGATAACATAGAGAACactaacaaaactaagatttcttagctttttcatttcaaaattccaaaataaataaagaattacgggggaggaagtgaacaatgtgtcctactttactatatttaaatatttttatgaataaaaatcaaatgtgccttaattataattgaaaatgagtaaataaaaaacaaatacctaactaaaatacacttttattttaatattggtaatatcactaagcttttaagttttgtgtgtcaaacacaccatctctgtagtaatgactccttactaagatatttcacttcatccatttttttctgcattttgttatattgtgaattcttagtattattatattaaaatgtagccttaatttatatttaaaaaaactgaatctaaagccaAACATATCAAGCATTTTTGTTTCcatctatccgttttcaggacAGTAACAATCAACGTAAACGCggctggaaagtaaaatgcttactcggctgtctgtaatcgaccatttttagacaccctcctaaaaaacaaagagatgcaaattaagtacttagatcaatattttatcttttcgtgtatGGTTTATGACCCCATCTGTGGCCTGTCAATTAcgaaatgtgcaaactgcaaaagtatcaaaacagcacagacaatgaataatagagacatacttttgtacatatatcaaggggaaacttcttgcaaagcattattatttatagttcattattgtatttagtagaaaaagagaatttggtgaaaataaaatcactatttttgtagaaaattcacaaacctttgtacagagatttttgttatgcttagcatgggatcaacgcaagggtacattatccttaaaaatctatttaaaagtatttgaaactaacgtttgctttgttaattgtgcaTTTCAAAATTCCCCAAGGGTTTCTGGGAAATATAAATAtagtcacttggtcttctcccgaccggcagtaaaacgcttgccgaagtggggcgtccgtttggctgtgcgggatgtatcaagttcgcagtcgcGTCCGGTCAGAATAGAGACGTTAAAtcgcacgttaagaacccttgcagcAACTccttgaggggtccgtaggtgggctgctgcaaggcaaaatttctgttcctatccaatacatcctcattttccagtgacaGTCCAAAATTCCACGACCATTGGCCTCTTTTATGACAAGaactacctattgtatttattgtgaacttgttttcgtcctgaatatgcatgaaatatttgccactggacgtaaagcaaccaacaatcaatcaataaatagcttcatactaccaattgagtttaaaacaagtatataagtttaaaaaagaattcttagattaaacacctacatttaactttaaaaggtcataacagtttaaaacaatacaaatctacacacacacacaaactggcttaatttcaaatGGTTATCAACctgaatcgctataagatcatataagctcacctgtgtcgaggggtcgtgtgaggttcatgtattgttttggtgtccgcaattacaaaacgatcttttctgaaataacttgaccaaatgttaccacatgatttttcaagagtgaatctaggaaaaacaatattcatcaacaaacatgaccactgtctgttaaaatgtattcgagtttttagttacagccgattccattgagtatgtaggcaaacaTAATTTCTTTGGTTAGCTTACTTGTGAGCGAAACcgtaccctcctttcgaagtagcctggtcctacatacagaaagatgtgtcatttgtcggactagtatACTCTTAAAGTAGTGTATTTTACaaaacctaacaatgacttttttGTTCATCAAGCAATATAACCAAAGATACCCCCTTTGTCTTCACACTTATTGAAaccggctttaatattgcaaaaattcaagcaattagggcaaaactttccgagtaaaaaaaatcaaaatgtctatctaccttgcacatttcagaacattcagatcagataacgaaactgggtccagcaacatttataagcaatttaagattttaaccctcacagtttccattcaccttCCATTCATGAtaattaaattgaactgtaaaacatttcttggtaccttcgtaattcctttataagtcttatgtaaacattattatgacaataactgttgtgagcacaagattcactgcacacttttaaaattctgcttcatcaaacattaatatgtgaacttaagttttgagacttttttaatcgacgcGATTgagatttttgtatatgagaacatggtttatctattagttgaaaatgcggctttgaaatagctttcagtacctgcgagcattcgttgttcaataaaatgtgtctttgtgttattatttaatgtgataaattgttgtgttggtacagcactgtaacaatgaaggaggaaatgaggagggttggttgggtggaagtggggaggggtatgcggagcgctgacaaacatgtctatgcggcatgggctttgatcattattgaagcatcaatgtaaggggcatttaatatcttaataaactattcttattttagaaatTTAGATACTATATACTGTtctctgatattggacgaaagatgttgcccttttatgtaattatgttatacaagttacgatcatttgaaaacacatattaaacagccaaatggatgcacaagagctaaaataggagtaataaatcctattgacaacaattatctgcccaattttattgattttgtaacatttgtttcaaatatgaccaacttcttatccaaaatcaccagcaccgtatcaggacccaccagcacaatgacaggacccaccagcacagtatcaggacatgagtaaattgaaaaaatgctaaattttaataaattgcaatgtttttttacaaaatagttttgtcgtgtggattgcagTATAGAAAGTGGGTTCTATGAgcattttcgttttattttttcagttcgagattttctgaaaatgagcatttttgtgttacgcttactgaaacagtttagaggatAAACTTTTctatggtttacatatgaacccataagaaacaaaattgaaaaatctcaactgttttcttccattttttatgagtgaaaacgtcaaaaatcatcattttcgtctttgtttacattttttcattgatcaccagcacccgtcaggaccaaatcaccagcacagtacgttctctcgcaggacaaccatacccaccgtgtaacCGGACAcatcaattacaaatataactagtcaacagcggtcaaataaccgGACACATTAAAATACAAAGGTAGCTATTAAACAGCGGTTATATTACCGGACACATCAAAATACGAAGATAACTATACAACAGCAAATAAAAAAACAGTATACATAAACATACGAAGATAACGATTCaacagcaaataaaaaaaatggacacataaaaatacgaatataattatttaacagcggtcaaataaccgGATACATTAAAATAGAAAGATAACTATTCAACAGCGGTTATATAACCGGacacataaaaatacaaagataacTAGTCATTATCGGTCAAATAACAGGACACATCAAAATACGAAGATAACTattcaaacacataaaaataaaaagataacttTTCAAGAGCAGTCTAATAACCGCACACATATAAAAATACGAAGATAACTATTCAACAGCAAATCGAATAACAGGACACATAGACATAAGAAGATAACTATTCACCAACGGTCAAATAATACGACAAAAAAATGAGCAAAGGTAGCTATTATCGTTTAAATAGTTCGTGTCCTTTTGAACCTAGCTGTATTGATTGAAtcctataaaatataaattaaagcttcgcacattattattttctGCTAAGATCagaacaaaatgacaattttgcaaacaaataaaaaaataaccacatAATTATTAATTTTCTTACTAACACAATTAATATGTCATGTGTAGTGAATTAAGGCGCTGTAGAGTTTTTTTGGGGCTTAAattgcttagtcttttgtttttgtgtgaagcgttttgttgaaatttgttttcatattatcATTTAATTATGTATTTCAAATTGAATCCGTTTTTTCtttggatataggaagatgtggtatgagcaatTACGAAATAAACCACAGTGACTGTTCAATTAAGTGCGATCATTCCcggttatttattttgaataggAATGACACGGTCTTGCAAATATATaagcagatgtggtgtgagtgccaatgagacaactcttcatccaaataacactttataaatgtagaccattattggtcaatgtacggccttcaacacggagccttggctcatatctaacaacaagctataaggGCCCCAAATTTaatagtgttaaaccattcaaactggaaaatcaacggtttaatctatataaaaaacgagaaacgagaaacacgtaaaaattacataaacaaacgacaattattgtacatcagattcctgactaagtgcaaacatttgcagcgggattaaacgttttaatggtacaaaaccttctccctttttcctgAAACactagtataacatcacaacatagaaaaacacacgataacatatcaattggaaggcttaactcaatcaaaaaacttAGCCTTTTTCTGCTTGTTATATTCTATCATCTTCATAATGTAGGTAACTGTTAAAATCGTCAACCGACCATTAGGAACAGACAACTAATGTAACTAACAAACTGATGGAATTAAACGAGCTCAGAAAGGCACGAGACTTGTTGAATCGACACGATAAATAAATTAATCATAATCAGTTGAAAAGTACATTTATCATTAACGGCTCAAAAAACATATTGATTTTGCTGATAAATAAGGATGGACAATAAAGATTTTGGAGCTTTAGTTTTCTAATTAGGAAAAGTAAGTTATAATACGATGTATGTTATTTAATTCAGCAAGTCGTACATTTGGTTGGAGCTCGTATTACTCAGTCTTTGGTTTTATGTGAAGTGTATGTTATATGGtcttaaatgtctttttttttcatataaaatgaaAGTAATTTTTATGGTGGATTTAGATTtgaggaataacagtactgtagttgaagagttgccaccgtcaaatCAAacttgacggtggcaactcttcaactacagtactgttatttcgattctaatgcatttcaaaaagaaataatacgataaaacttggaaaaatgtctaaatttgacaaataaaaaaaaaaaaccgcgaaacttcatgaatgattttggcgcaaagaTATCATAGgtaaacatgacgtcatacaaatgaaaacttacaaactggaggttattacgttacctgtacgcttcaaattcggataaaatctttatcagttttcaaatCATGTGTCTGTAACCTTTTATCAGATAGCATGTGCTTGTCAAAAGCTCAAAAAGAGTCAATAGCTAGATTATATCTTAAGGCAAAAGCACCTGAGATTAgcgatttttataatttatatgatTGTTTTCCACTATAATGCaaattatattatgaaaatcCTGCACATAATATCGTAGTTTTTTTCAGTATCCCTTTACAGTTTATGAAGCAGATATCGACAAACTACAGAAAAAAGGATTTTCTATTAAGTACTGTGCTTTGGCTTTATGTGTCATGTTTAACAACAATTTGAAGGAAGATGTATTAACAGAAGGGATGAATGAAGAAATCAGAACCATTATTGAGAACACATGTGAGGCATGTAAATTGCATAGAGGGACATCTAGGCTTAATTTGCAGGATGAACTGAACTCATTTATACACACATTCCTCAAAAAGGAGCAAAACATATACAAAACTATGCATGAAAAAATGTTCGACGTTCTGGTGTATTTCTTTGGACAAAAAAAATTACCTGCATGATAAAATATGCACATAGTAGTTTAATCAAGGAGAGATTTTTGTTAGAAAAACAAGACAATATGGATCGGTTTAAAGCAGTTGTGTTACCTGACAAGCAAGAAATGTACATACAAAGAATGATTGATGACTGGTCAAAGGGTAGAGTCGATGATGTGTTTAGTAACATAAATATGAATGTGTCGCAGTTCAGAAACAAGTTTATCAGTTGTTTGAAAAAACTGGATGTAACTTACCAGACACAATAAGCACTCACATGTGATGAACATAGCAATGATACTGCCCTGCTACTGTCATGGTTTATAGGCGACAGTAATATGATTCGTTGGTGTATAAACAATAATGGTAATATAAATCAGTGTAGGAGTAATAAGACAACACCACTGAAACTAGCGGCGCAGGAAGGTTTGACtgaaatagtaaggatgttgttgAAAAGAGAAGTGGATTAtgataaatgtaacaatgatggttGGTCACCTGTTATAAGTGCTTGTCAAAATGGACGAacagaaatagtaaggatgttgttagacgAAGGAGCAGATTATAATGCATGTGAAAATAATGGGGTGTCATCAGTTATGTGTGCTTGTAGATATGGCCGAatgttgttagacataggagcaAATTATAATAAACGTGATAATAATGGTTGGTCACCTGTTCTTATAGTGCTTGTAGATATGGACATACGGAAGTAATAGGGATGTTGTTAGACAAAGGGGCAGCTTATGACACATGTAACGATACTGGTTGGTCACCTGTACTTACTGCTTGTAGATATGGACACACAGAAATAGTACAGATGTTGTTAGATAAAGGAGAAGATTGTGATACATGTAATAATGATGGATGGTCACCTGTATTTAGTGCTTGTATATATGGACATAAAGAAATCGTTAGGATGTTGTTAGATAAAGGAGCAgattatgatatatgtaacaatgATGTTTGGTCACCTGTAATGATTGCTTGTAGTTATGGACATAgagaaatagtaaggatgttgttagacaaaggagcagattataataaacGTAACAGTAATGAATTGTCACCTGTTATTCTTGCTTGTATCGACGAACATGCAGAATCTACAGAGATAGTTAGGATGTTGTTGGACAAAGGCGCGGAATATACTACATGTAGCAATGGTGGTTGGTCACCTATTACTATTGCTTGTAGAATTGGACGTACATAAATATTTAGGATGTTGTTAGACTTAGGAGCAACTTCTAATAGATTTAACAAAGATTTTTCGTCACCTGTTATAATTGCTTGTAGAGAGGGACATAgagaaatagtaaggatgttgttacACAATGGAGCAGATTGTAATACATGTGACAATGATGGTAGGTCACCTGTAACGTTTTCTTGTAGAAATTTGACATGtagaaatagtaaggatgttgttagacaacGGAGCAAATTATGATAAATGTGATAAAAATGGTTTGTCATCTGTAATATATGCTTGTAAGTTTGGACATATCGAAATAGTAAGAATGTTATTAGACAAAGGAgcaaattataataaatgtgacaatgATAATAGGTCACCTGTAATGTGTGCTTGTAGAAATGGACATATAGAAATAATAAGGATGTTATTAAACAAAGGAGCagattataatacatgtaacaatAAAGGCCAGTCAGCTTTAATGATTGCGTCAGAAAGAGTTCATAGTGATATAGTTAGTATACTACATGAACATTCGAGGAAAGAGACTTGTACATAACACTATTAAGATGAACCTTTATAACTTGCTCTACGGTGTGTGCCAAGGCTTcttgacctatcatggtttacttttatagattgttacttggatggcgagttgtctgattggcccctaaccacatctttctatatctatgcAAGATTTGAAGTTTGAAGTTTAAAAGTTAGATTTAACGTTTAAAAATTAACTTTAACCCTCtacgtcatttggtttcttgtggagagtagtctcattggcaatcatattacatcttatttttatctttttttcgcAGGTATTTCAAATAGAAGATTCGTCACTAGATAAACCGTAACTCTGCATACATAAATCTTAAAATGTCGTTGTATTATTTAATAATGAACTTTATTAGTTGAGAACAAGACATTATTTAACACCAGCATGTTCTGGAATATCATATAAGTAAAGAAACGTTTACTCAATACACGTGTGAAGTCTGTATACTGCTGTTAAGGGTGAGGAAAGTTTGACTAATTTTATTATTATGCAAATTACCTTGGAAACTATAATTGAAAGGTAGAAATTGTAAATAGCAAAATGATGAGCGGTGGAAAAACttcaaagataccaaaatgactGAAACCATGTATGCCTTGAAAGTCAATTCAAAGTAAATAGGCTATaccatattttaattaaaatattgcatACAACTTAAACATTTGTGAGCAAAGCACTTTTAGTTTTGCGACAAATGTTctaaaatatatctttaaatcaTCAAACGTCAAATTTCGAATTcatagatttttcttttaaaaaagcttcatctgtgagacattttttttaatgatcatGATAATTTTGTGTTGAGTTTTTCGAAGGAAGTTGCAATAAGAGCTCCCTGGCATTGGCTATTGGGCTTCGTGTGAACATGGTTTGCTGTGAAATGCGATTTCAGATTCATTTCTTTTTAACAGTCTAATTACCGAAACTTAAAACAGAGGTAACGTTCGGGAGCAATAGCTCACAGTTGTATTTGTTTGTTCCATTTAGTTTATGTGTAAAGAGGCTTGAATACTTGTATGCAAGATGGTTAGGAGTTATGTAAATACATATTTCAGTACATTGTTATTACATT
It contains:
- the LOC139500224 gene encoding ankyrin repeat and protein kinase domain-containing protein 1-like, which translates into the protein MIRWCINNNGNINQCRSNKTTPLKLAAQEGLTEIVRMLLKREVDYDKCNNDGWSPVISACQNGRTEIVRMLLDEGADYNACENNGVSSVMCACRYGRMLLDIGANYNKRDNNGWSPVLIVLVDMDIRK
- the LOC139500226 gene encoding ankyrin repeat domain-containing protein 50-like, with protein sequence MLLDKGAAYDTCNDTGWSPVLTACRYGHTEIVQMLLDKGEDCDTCNNDGWSPVFSACIYGHKEIVRMLLDKGADYDICNNDVWSPVMIACSYGHREIVRMLLDKGADYNKRNSNELSPVILACIDEHAESTEIVRMLLDKGAEYTTCSNGGWSPITIACRIGRT
- the LOC139500227 gene encoding ankyrin repeat domain-containing protein 29-like — encoded protein: MLLDNGANYDKCDKNGLSSVIYACKFGHIEIVRMLLDKGANYNKCDNDNRSPVMCACRNGHIEIIRMLLNKGADYNTCNNKGQSALMIASERVHSDIVSILHEHSRKETCT